From the Mahella australiensis 50-1 BON genome, the window TGCCGGTAGTGGTGGGCAGTATGAGCATGGCCGACGATGACAGCGGTATAATATACAACAAGACGTTGATGGTGCTTGTAGACGATGAGGAGAAGGCTCAACAGGCCATGGGAGCTGTGGAGAGCGTTGTAAGCGATATGACAAGGCCCGGTACCGGCATAATGTTTTATGTACCGGTGGCAAAGGCTGTGGGTAAATGAGGGGGAAGATTTATGTATGTATTGTTTATAGTATTAAATAACGTGGATAAGCTAAAAAAGGTATTGGCGGCATTAAAAGATGTTGGTGTGCGCGGCGCGACCATTATAGATTCGGTAGGGTCCGGCAGTATGATGAAGGAGGAATTCTCCGGCATGCCCATTATAGGCAGCCTCATGCGCAGCCTGGAAGGGAATTATGGAGCCAATAAAACCATATTTTCGGTCATAGAGCGCGAGGAGCAGGTAAACGATGCTATGGCAGCCGTGTCAAAGGTGCTTGGCGATATGAACAGGCCGGACACGGGCATTATGTTTGCACTGCCGGTGGTGAAGTTCAAGGGCGGCGAGCTGGAACGTCACATAGATAGGCGCGAGCGCCGCAATATTATACAGAAACAGTACGAAAGCGAATACTATTGATCCACAACCGGCATTGGCCGGTTTTTTGTTATGTTAACGACAGGAAGGGTTTAACAAGGCTATTTTTGCTTAGATGCACAATTACGATTGCTGCCCTGCTGCAAAAATTAATAAAAGGACAGGTTTGCCTAAATCCTACAAAAGGCTATATAAAGATGTTTATAGTACTTCCGATGGAGGACGGGTTTATATTAACAATGTGGGATGTAAAGAAGGATATAAGGATGTTTACAGGGTCATTGGGCGGCGGTTTATATTAACAACGTGGGATGGGAAATCATATATGCCCTATAGCACTAATATACTGTACAGTGAGTTTGTCGAATTCGTAAGCTAAATATAAGTTGACACGAGGTTGTATATGAATGATATGTTGCTGTACAGTGTTATAGGGTCCGCGGCCGGCATTATAGGTACCGGATTGGGAGGGGCCATAACCTTGCTGCTGCGGCATCCCAGCTCGCGCTTTTTGAGTACCATAATGAACTTTTCCAGTGGGCTTATGATAGCGGTGGTAACGTTCGACCTATTGCCCGAAGCCTTTAGCATAGGAGGGCTTGGTCAGGGCTTAATCGGTTTGCTGCTCGGCGTCGGCCTGATAGTTATGCTTGATGGATTTATGCCGAAAGCGTTAAGGATGGATATAAGCGATGCTCGTTCGGGATATTTGAAAGCCGGTATACTGTTAGGCATAGGCATAGCAGTGCATAATTTGCCGGAGGGTATAGCAATAGGCTCAGGTTTTACGGTATATAAACAGTACGGCCTGGCGCTAAGCATGATAATAGCGCTCCACGATATACCCGAAGGTGTGGCTATGGCCACGCCGATGATGATGGGTGGCATAGCGAAAAAGCAGGTACTTGCAAGCACGGTTTTGGCCGGTATACCAACAGGTATAGGCGCAATAGCCGGATACTACCTCGGCGAGCTATCGCCTACATTTATAGCTGTATGTCTCGGATTTGCCGGCGGAGCTATGCTGTACATAACATGTAGCGAACTGTTGCCCGAGTCCAGCAAGCTGTATAGAGGCAGAATACCCAGCATGGGCACCATAGCAGGCATCATACTGGGTATAGTGATATCATCCATAATATGATCTCAATACCCCATATACCCCATATCCGACGGTGGGTACATTGGAGGCATGTTGTCCGGTGGCATCGCTCCTGGAGGTGGGTACATGGGCGGCATCGTTCCCGGAGGTGGGTACATCGGTGGCATCGCTCCGGCTGCCAATTGATTGAGTATATTCATAAGCTGTTGACTGAGCGCGTCATGCTGCTCGAATAAAGCCATGAACTCCATGAAATCGCTGTTTTGAGCAAACCGGGGGTTGGCCTTCAAATTTTCTATATCAGCTTTAACAGCTCGATGATGTTCGTCCATCGGTTGTACATAGTTTTTCATCATCTCGTCTATGCACATACGCGAGCAATCATGGTGTGGCATTGGAGGATAGTAATACCAATCGCTGGGTGGCGTATAACCGCCCGGAGATTGGCATAGCAACGCGGCAATGTAGCCGGCGGTTTTATTACCATAATCCCCCATTTCTCTGAAGTGCATCATCATATCCTGGAAAGTGGCATCATTGGCCAATTCTGGCTTTTGCATCATCGCGTGTATTTTTTCATGCATCTGTTTCATTAGTGGCTCATTGCGCATAAATATATCCATTGCCTGCATCATCAAGCCTCGCTGATCGCCGCATGGTGGATAGGACATACCGGGGCCGGGATAGCATGGATTTTGACCGGGATATCCCGGAGAATATGGTGGATAAAACATAGATTTTAACCTCCTGAATTTACTCTTGATTTTTAAAATCAAAGGATATAATCTATTTATAAAATATGCTTTGGCCGTTTATTATGTGATAAATCGCAAAATATACGACCGCGGTGTGTAATCAATCATCTCATGGGAACGACTATTTTAAGGCCTAAGATGGGTTTGCTCTGCTTTAAAAGCCCGATTCGGATATATGTTAAGCCTGTAGCGGGCGTAGGATTTATATCATTTGCATCGCTTTATATCGCCCGTTTCAGTCGTATATTACGAATTGCAGGAAATTCTATGCTATCCTTGCGCTTTTATTGCAAATATTATAGAATATATCTGTTGTAAAACCGCGAAGGAAGGTGTATTATTTGATCATTGCTTTAGGCAGCGACCACGCTGGCTTTCCTCTCAAAGAGGAGATAAAGAACCATCTGCAACAAAAAGGCATAGAATATAAGGATTATGGCTGCTATAGCATCGAATCGGTGGATTATCCGGACATAGCCGAGACGGTGGCACTGGCTGTAGTGCAAGGGCAGTGCGATAAAGGCATATTGGTATGTGGCACAGGTATAGGCGTATCCATAGCCGCCAACAAGGTGCCGGGCATACGCGCGGCGTTGTGTGGCGACGTATTCTCAGCCAAAGCGTCGGTGGAACACAACGATGCCAATATACTCACCATGGGCCAGCGGGTGACCGGTCCCGGTTTGGCCATCGAGATAGTAGACGCATGGCTGGCGGCCGCGTTTCTCGGCGACCGACACAAACGGCGTGTGGACAAGATTACGGCATTGGATAGAAAATACGGCCGATGCCTTAGCGAGGAGAAAATAGATGGGCAATAATGTTATAGTGCTGGACCATCCTCTCATACAACATAAATTGACGCTGTTGCGCGATAAAAGTACCGGTTCAAAAGAGTTCCGCGAATTGCTGGATGAAATAGCCATGCTTATGGCCTATGAGGTCACGCGCGACTTACCGCTTAAGGAGGTCGAGATAGAAACGCCGGTAGGCAAAGCTCGCAGCCGTGTCATATCGGGTAAAAAACTGGCGGTCATAGCCATATTAAGGGCAGGCCTCGGCATGACCGACGGCATACTGCGCCTGGTGCCTGCCGCCAAAGTTGGGCATATAGGTCTCTACCGCGATCCGGATACACTAAGGCCGGTGGATTATTATTGCAAGCTGCCTGGCGACATACAGGAGCGCGATGTCATACTGGTTGATCCTATGCTGGCAACAGGCGGATCGGCTGATGAAGCGATTAAGCTGCTTGAACAGAAAGGCGCCAGGAGCATCAAATTGATGTGCCTGATAGCCTCGCGCGAGGGTATAGAATACATAAATCATCAGCATCCCGATGTACCTATATATACGGCGGCCATAGACGAAAAGCTAAACGAGCACGGTTATATTGTGCCGGGATTAGGCGATGCGGGGGATAGATTATTTGGCACTAAATAAAGGCTGTAGGGGATGAGCATTGTGGGGTAGCGTTGACGATATTTGTTGTCACCTATGCGTTGATTATCAGCGAGAAGATACATCGTTCGGTTATCGGCATTATAGGGGCACTGGTATTGATAGTTTTCGG encodes:
- a CDS encoding P-II family nitrogen regulator, with protein sequence MYVLFIVLNNVDKLKKVLAALKDVGVRGATIIDSVGSGSMMKEEFSGMPIIGSLMRSLEGNYGANKTIFSVIEREEQVNDAMAAVSKVLGDMNRPDTGIMFALPVVKFKGGELERHIDRRERRNIIQKQYESEYY
- a CDS encoding ZIP family metal transporter, encoding MNDMLLYSVIGSAAGIIGTGLGGAITLLLRHPSSRFLSTIMNFSSGLMIAVVTFDLLPEAFSIGGLGQGLIGLLLGVGLIVMLDGFMPKALRMDISDARSGYLKAGILLGIGIAVHNLPEGIAIGSGFTVYKQYGLALSMIIALHDIPEGVAMATPMMMGGIAKKQVLASTVLAGIPTGIGAIAGYYLGELSPTFIAVCLGFAGGAMLYITCSELLPESSKLYRGRIPSMGTIAGIILGIVISSII
- the rpiB gene encoding ribose 5-phosphate isomerase B; this encodes MIALGSDHAGFPLKEEIKNHLQQKGIEYKDYGCYSIESVDYPDIAETVALAVVQGQCDKGILVCGTGIGVSIAANKVPGIRAALCGDVFSAKASVEHNDANILTMGQRVTGPGLAIEIVDAWLAAAFLGDRHKRRVDKITALDRKYGRCLSEEKIDGQ
- the upp gene encoding uracil phosphoribosyltransferase, translating into MGNNVIVLDHPLIQHKLTLLRDKSTGSKEFRELLDEIAMLMAYEVTRDLPLKEVEIETPVGKARSRVISGKKLAVIAILRAGLGMTDGILRLVPAAKVGHIGLYRDPDTLRPVDYYCKLPGDIQERDVILVDPMLATGGSADEAIKLLEQKGARSIKLMCLIASREGIEYINHQHPDVPIYTAAIDEKLNEHGYIVPGLGDAGDRLFGTK